In Paenibacillus guangzhouensis, a single window of DNA contains:
- a CDS encoding SDR family oxidoreductase: MGNHERSNRSTLRGKRVVLLGGTSGVGFAAAEAAAKEEASVVVASSRKERVDHAVSRLPQGAEGHVVDLSNETEVRAFFSHIGEFDHLVFSAGEPLQFESLNEINIDAARRLYDLRYWGALMAAKYGSPNMRTGGSITLVSGVAGTRPPKGLIVPSSICGAVEALTRALAIELRPIRVNAVAFGLMRTEMYNGIPEEDRNAMYKAIGDSLPVGHVGEPEDAAEAFLYLMREQYSTGQVIIVDGGSTLV; this comes from the coding sequence ATGGGAAATCATGAACGAAGTAACCGCAGTACATTAAGAGGAAAACGGGTGGTTCTGCTCGGAGGAACGTCTGGTGTCGGATTTGCGGCAGCCGAAGCTGCTGCGAAGGAAGAGGCATCCGTCGTTGTTGCATCCAGCCGTAAAGAGCGGGTTGACCATGCCGTTTCACGCTTACCGCAAGGAGCGGAAGGGCATGTCGTTGATTTATCAAACGAGACAGAGGTTCGTGCATTTTTCAGCCATATTGGCGAATTCGATCACTTGGTCTTTTCTGCCGGCGAACCGTTGCAGTTTGAAAGCCTCAACGAAATAAACATCGATGCAGCGCGCCGATTGTATGACCTTCGATACTGGGGAGCGTTAATGGCTGCCAAATACGGCAGCCCGAACATGAGAACGGGCGGGTCTATCACGTTGGTATCAGGCGTTGCCGGAACCAGGCCCCCCAAAGGTTTGATCGTTCCATCTAGCATATGTGGAGCGGTTGAGGCACTGACTCGGGCGCTCGCCATTGAGCTTCGTCCGATTCGTGTCAACGCGGTTGCTTTTGGACTTATGCGCACGGAAATGTACAACGGCATTCCTGAGGAAGACCGTAATGCGATGTATAAAGCTATCGGGGACTCTCTCCCAGTAGGTCATGTAGGCGAACCCGAGGATGCGGCTGAAGCGTTTCTTTATTTAATGCGTGAACAATATTCCACGGGTCAAGTGATTATCGTGGATGGTGGTTCGACGCTAGTGTGA
- a CDS encoding helix-turn-helix transcriptional regulator has translation MNNERRRKELADFLRSRRSRLSPHEVGLSVDTTRRRTPGLRREEVASLSGISLPWYTALEQGRDIQVSEQVLESLARTLRLSHDERHHLLVLANHGLLPNTTGDESVPSAVQQILDRMGTYPAYVIDKHWNVIAWNKISSTLCGNMNEVAQVEKNVLWQVFMMKDKEARIVNWEHVATALLAYFRNRYVMNMDDSWLREVVCELHDKSEEFRVRWERHDVSGHSEGEQVIQHPKAGLLTFRYNTFAVSGRGDYAMRVFTPVEGTGTEEKLEQLLRES, from the coding sequence ATGAATAACGAGAGAAGACGAAAAGAGCTGGCCGACTTTCTCCGGTCCCGCCGTTCCCGATTATCGCCCCATGAGGTAGGCTTATCGGTCGATACTACCCGCCGGCGCACGCCTGGTTTGAGACGGGAAGAAGTAGCCAGTCTATCCGGTATTTCTTTGCCGTGGTATACCGCATTAGAGCAAGGACGGGATATTCAAGTATCGGAACAAGTATTGGAAAGCTTGGCGCGGACACTCCGTCTGAGTCATGATGAACGTCATCATTTGCTGGTATTAGCTAATCATGGGTTACTTCCAAATACTACGGGGGACGAATCTGTTCCCTCAGCCGTTCAACAAATTCTCGATAGAATGGGGACATACCCCGCTTATGTTATCGACAAACACTGGAATGTCATCGCTTGGAACAAAATATCAAGTACGCTATGCGGAAATATGAACGAAGTCGCACAGGTCGAAAAAAACGTGCTTTGGCAAGTTTTCATGATGAAAGATAAAGAAGCGCGCATCGTGAACTGGGAGCATGTCGCGACTGCGCTGTTGGCCTATTTTCGCAACCGCTATGTTATGAACATGGACGATTCGTGGTTACGGGAAGTCGTTTGCGAATTGCACGATAAGAGCGAGGAGTTCAGGGTGCGGTGGGAACGACATGACGTTTCAGGTCATTCGGAAGGGGAACAAGTCATCCAACACCCAAAAGCGGGCTTGCTGACTTTTCGCTACAACACATTTGCCGTTTCGGGACGAGGAGATTATGCGATGAGGGTGTTCACGCCGGTTGAAGGCACGGGAACGGAAGAAAAGCTGGAGCAATTATTGCGCGAATCTTGA
- a CDS encoding serine hydrolase domain-containing protein translates to MDRQQQKFSDRMHQFAEDNHFSGTVLAAREGEILYQEAFGLANRELEVPNRIGSKYRIASLTKAFTAMAMLQLAEQGTIQLQDRLCTYFPDYPELDERITLHHLLTHTSGIRDIEDVPHFTGHLEKLSYDKPGFMALVKDLPPFFAPGEGWKYGNCGYTMLAYIIEAVTGLSYEQYLQRHIFDPLDMTDTGCDAHTKFVKHRSYGYSSTHEGVVPATYYDMSALMASGDLHSTVNDLLKWDQALYTEKLLSAESLRLMFAPHAQVSDERHYGYGWNVYPSYVDHNGWLPGYWCRFRRYPASRSTIILLANHDFVREGSIMEQLSDDVFDEGNEAYA, encoded by the coding sequence ATGGATCGGCAGCAGCAAAAGTTCTCGGATCGGATGCATCAATTCGCGGAAGACAATCACTTCAGCGGCACTGTGCTTGCGGCAAGAGAGGGGGAAATTCTCTATCAGGAGGCATTTGGTCTCGCGAATCGGGAGCTTGAAGTGCCGAATCGAATCGGCTCCAAGTACCGGATCGCTTCACTAACCAAAGCATTCACCGCCATGGCCATGCTGCAGCTGGCAGAGCAAGGCACCATTCAGCTTCAAGATAGGTTGTGTACGTATTTTCCAGACTACCCTGAATTAGATGAACGCATCACTCTGCATCATCTGCTTACGCATACATCAGGCATTCGGGATATCGAGGATGTGCCTCATTTTACAGGGCATTTGGAGAAATTGTCATACGATAAGCCGGGCTTTATGGCGCTAGTTAAGGATCTGCCGCCTTTTTTTGCGCCGGGTGAGGGCTGGAAATATGGAAACTGCGGGTATACGATGCTTGCTTATATCATCGAAGCGGTCACCGGTTTGTCGTATGAGCAGTACCTCCAGCGGCATATTTTCGATCCGTTAGATATGACCGATACGGGCTGCGACGCACATACGAAATTCGTGAAGCATCGATCCTACGGCTATAGCTCGACGCATGAAGGGGTCGTACCGGCGACGTACTACGATATGAGTGCCCTGATGGCGTCGGGAGATCTCCATTCCACGGTGAACGATCTGCTGAAGTGGGATCAAGCGCTATATACGGAAAAGCTTCTCTCCGCCGAATCGCTGCGGCTGATGTTCGCCCCGCATGCGCAAGTGAGCGACGAGAGACATTACGGATACGGCTGGAATGTCTATCCTTCGTACGTGGATCATAACGGCTGGCTTCCGGGCTATTGGTGCCGATTCCGGCGGTATCCCGCATCGCGAAGTACGATTATCTTGCTCGCGAATCACGATTTTGTGCGAGAAGGCAGCATCATGGAACAATTAAGCGATGATGTGTTCGATGAAGGGAATGAGGCGTACGCATAA
- a CDS encoding ComEC/Rec2 family competence protein, with the protein MIRIKKWLRRAKFAVIWSIAAALLLLSGCSTAGKQDIFDAARTKDQLSIRYFDLQSAEDTGDSILIETPDGKTMLIDAGIPQVGSQVVKYLDKLGVEKIDVAVNTHPHADHIGGFQAVLQSKEISTMIMENLPYDSNAYRNTVQSLQEKKVKIEYLEDGATFQLGKDVSVEVLNPPKGALPGAVKRFSFAEVNNQAMVLRVTYKEKTFLFTGDIYKEREYQLVEGKGEALKADMLHVPHHGNKTSSSPSFVKAVSPQIAVISSNILQSSDIVKRYKNNGVKLYVTALHGNILITSDGKEMNVVTEKEWQAE; encoded by the coding sequence ATGATTCGCATCAAGAAATGGCTGCGGCGAGCGAAGTTTGCTGTTATCTGGAGCATCGCAGCTGCTTTATTACTCTTGTCGGGATGTTCAACCGCCGGGAAACAGGACATCTTCGATGCTGCCAGAACTAAAGATCAATTGTCGATCCGATATTTCGATTTGCAATCGGCGGAAGACACCGGCGACAGCATTCTGATTGAGACGCCGGACGGTAAAACCATGCTGATCGACGCGGGGATCCCTCAGGTTGGTTCACAAGTCGTGAAGTATTTGGACAAGCTTGGCGTAGAGAAGATCGATGTTGCTGTGAATACACATCCGCATGCCGATCATATTGGCGGATTCCAAGCGGTGTTACAGTCTAAGGAGATCTCCACCATGATCATGGAGAATCTGCCGTATGATTCGAATGCCTACCGTAACACGGTTCAATCGCTGCAAGAGAAAAAGGTCAAGATCGAATATTTGGAGGATGGGGCAACGTTTCAGCTTGGCAAGGATGTCTCGGTTGAGGTGCTGAATCCGCCAAAAGGCGCTTTGCCGGGCGCGGTCAAACGGTTTAGTTTTGCCGAGGTCAACAATCAAGCAATGGTCTTACGAGTAACCTATAAAGAAAAAACGTTCTTGTTCACCGGTGATATTTATAAAGAACGCGAATATCAATTGGTGGAGGGCAAGGGCGAGGCGCTCAAGGCAGATATGCTGCATGTCCCCCATCATGGAAATAAGACGTCGTCTTCGCCATCTTTCGTGAAGGCGGTATCCCCGCAAATCGCTGTCATCAGCAGTAATATTCTTCAGTCATCGGATATCGTGAAGCGATACAAGAACAACGGCGTGAAATTGTACGTTACAGCATTGCATGGCAATATTCTTATTACATCTGACGGGAAAGAGATGAACGTGGTCACGGAAAAAGAATGGCAAGCAGAGTGA
- a CDS encoding carbohydrate ABC transporter permease, whose translation MSTKGLLTTTRYTVAILITLLMFFPMYWLLITSLKSPDELKAAIPTFWPERLAWENYSDAFRAAPFGRYALNTLIQTVGIVFLQLNISLLAAYAFAKGNFWGRDKWFFFVIAALIVPDQVTFVPVYVMMAKLGWLNTFLALIIPNGVSAYSIFLLRQTFKSLNNDVLEAARVDGSNRFHIIYRILVPMAMPTVVTVIILKFIGSWNSYFWPLIMTNTNDMRVLTVGIAMLKNSVGGSEMLNWHLLMAGSVIVIAPIVILFVFAQKYIVSAMSHSTFK comes from the coding sequence ATGTCGACTAAAGGACTACTCACAACAACGAGATATACGGTGGCGATTCTCATCACGCTATTGATGTTTTTTCCGATGTACTGGCTGCTGATTACCTCCTTGAAGTCGCCGGATGAGCTGAAGGCGGCGATTCCGACCTTTTGGCCAGAGCGGCTTGCATGGGAAAATTATAGCGATGCGTTCCGCGCGGCGCCATTCGGGCGCTATGCATTGAACACGCTGATTCAGACGGTCGGCATTGTCTTCTTGCAGCTGAATATTAGTCTGCTGGCTGCCTACGCGTTCGCCAAAGGCAACTTCTGGGGCAGGGACAAATGGTTCTTCTTCGTGATTGCTGCCTTAATCGTCCCCGATCAGGTGACATTCGTGCCGGTATACGTGATGATGGCGAAGCTCGGGTGGCTGAATACCTTCCTTGCCTTGATCATTCCGAACGGCGTTTCGGCATACAGCATCTTCCTGCTGCGCCAGACCTTCAAGTCGCTGAATAACGACGTGCTGGAGGCGGCGAGAGTGGATGGCTCGAACCGATTCCATATCATTTACCGCATACTCGTGCCAATGGCGATGCCAACCGTGGTAACGGTCATTATTCTGAAGTTCATCGGCAGCTGGAATTCGTATTTCTGGCCGCTCATTATGACGAATACGAATGATATGCGCGTGCTGACCGTAGGGATCGCCATGCTCAAAAATTCGGTTGGCGGTTCGGAAATGCTGAATTGGCATTTGCTGATGGCCGGCAGTGTTATCGTGATTGCGCCGATCGTGATCCTATTCGTGTTCGCGCAGAAATATATCGTGTCCGCGATGTCCCATTCCACCTTTAAATGA
- a CDS encoding carbohydrate ABC transporter permease, with protein sequence MRGQSNPRTGILGYRTLEKWKDFSLALPALLLLAIFTYFPLGSSFYISLTNWDLIKPIKKYVGLLNYERLLKDDQFYRVLKITFTYTVLDVVLSLLIGLGLALLFNHRSKAFGAMRLLIFMPYYISMVIASMVFVWILNPEYGVLNKALALFGVDKIFWLNDPSTALWSVVSVSVWKGVGFVMIIFIAGLRSIPTEYYEASSIDGANKWRQLLHITIPLLSPTTLFLVITSFISSMQVFQSVSVMTGGGPLGSTKVMVMWIYEMAFVQFKAGKASALVIIFFFIIIFFTFVQFWLSKRKVHYEG encoded by the coding sequence ATGCGCGGTCAATCGAATCCGAGAACGGGAATCCTGGGCTATCGCACGCTGGAGAAATGGAAGGATTTTTCTCTCGCTTTGCCGGCATTGCTGCTGCTCGCGATTTTTACGTATTTCCCGCTCGGATCGTCATTTTATATCAGTCTAACCAACTGGGATTTAATCAAGCCGATTAAGAAATACGTCGGTTTGCTGAACTACGAGCGTTTGTTAAAGGATGATCAATTTTATCGTGTGCTTAAAATTACGTTTACGTACACCGTACTCGACGTGGTGTTATCCTTGTTGATCGGTCTAGGGCTCGCCCTGCTGTTCAATCATCGATCGAAGGCATTCGGCGCGATGCGCCTGTTGATTTTTATGCCTTATTACATTTCCATGGTCATTGCCTCGATGGTGTTCGTCTGGATTCTAAATCCGGAATATGGCGTGCTCAATAAGGCGCTTGCCTTGTTTGGCGTCGACAAGATTTTCTGGTTGAATGATCCGTCCACGGCATTATGGTCTGTCGTGAGTGTGTCGGTGTGGAAGGGCGTCGGGTTTGTGATGATTATTTTCATTGCAGGATTACGCAGCATTCCGACGGAATATTACGAAGCTTCTAGTATCGATGGCGCGAATAAATGGAGACAGCTGCTTCATATTACGATCCCGCTGCTCTCGCCCACGACGTTATTCCTTGTAATCACGTCCTTTATCTCCTCGATGCAGGTGTTCCAGTCCGTCAGCGTTATGACAGGCGGTGGTCCGCTCGGATCGACCAAGGTGATGGTCATGTGGATCTATGAAATGGCGTTCGTACAATTCAAGGCGGGCAAGGCGTCTGCACTTGTCATCATTTTCTTCTTTATCATTATTTTCTTCACGTTCGTACAGTTCTGGCTGTCCAAGCGGAAGGTTCATTATGAAGGATAG
- a CDS encoding ABC transporter substrate-binding protein — MKQLLLLVTLLMLTVTSAVGCSESQAKEEAATVPPAPAQEDTTPIKIQYWHSHDEDQTAGLDYMIKEFNKKYPYITVEPVFQGDYDELQQKLMAAVAAKQVPAVTNVEVAKVPNFAESGMLADLSPYIARDKVDTADFSTGMLKAYSYQNKQFGLPLIVSTSVFVYNKTMFDKEGITPPQSWDEIESFAQKLTKKEGDKTTRYAFSVPGWSSWYYDPWIINGGGSVLTSDNMSAIDQPDSVKFMKKFKEWKDKGYMHIGYGKGASDTMRQMFFDGKIGMVEHTSALIKWYMEKAKFEVGVSFLPGEKKRISQIGGAGIAVMDMASEKEKEAAWKFVQFMTAPENNIKWAEFTGYLPTRKSAIESEEGKQYFTKYPQYKAVFDNFDNVMPRDQHPAYDEVSEFYVQALGKVVLENADVDASFKEAAKQMNDVLAEYATK; from the coding sequence ATGAAGCAGTTGTTGTTGCTCGTCACGCTGTTGATGTTGACTGTTACATCGGCCGTTGGTTGTTCTGAGAGCCAGGCGAAGGAGGAAGCAGCGACGGTACCGCCGGCCCCGGCCCAAGAAGATACGACACCGATTAAGATTCAATACTGGCACAGTCATGATGAGGATCAGACGGCGGGACTTGACTACATGATCAAGGAGTTCAATAAGAAATATCCTTACATTACGGTAGAACCGGTATTCCAAGGCGATTACGATGAGCTGCAGCAGAAGTTAATGGCTGCCGTAGCCGCGAAGCAAGTTCCAGCTGTGACCAATGTTGAGGTTGCCAAAGTTCCGAACTTCGCAGAGAGCGGCATGCTTGCGGATCTATCCCCTTACATCGCACGTGACAAGGTAGACACAGCGGACTTCTCCACGGGGATGCTGAAGGCATACAGTTATCAGAATAAGCAATTCGGTTTGCCACTCATCGTGAGTACATCCGTCTTCGTATATAACAAAACGATGTTCGATAAGGAAGGCATTACGCCTCCGCAATCTTGGGATGAGATCGAGTCATTCGCTCAGAAACTAACCAAAAAAGAAGGCGACAAAACGACACGTTATGCGTTCTCTGTTCCAGGCTGGTCTTCGTGGTATTATGACCCGTGGATCATCAACGGCGGTGGATCCGTGCTCACATCGGACAATATGTCGGCGATCGATCAACCGGACAGCGTGAAGTTTATGAAGAAATTCAAAGAGTGGAAAGACAAAGGTTACATGCATATCGGTTACGGCAAAGGTGCATCCGATACGATGCGTCAAATGTTCTTCGACGGTAAAATCGGCATGGTCGAGCACACGTCTGCATTAATCAAATGGTATATGGAAAAAGCGAAATTCGAGGTGGGAGTATCCTTCCTGCCAGGAGAAAAGAAACGTATCTCGCAAATCGGCGGCGCAGGGATTGCCGTTATGGATATGGCATCAGAGAAAGAAAAAGAAGCGGCATGGAAATTCGTACAGTTCATGACGGCACCGGAGAACAACATTAAATGGGCGGAGTTCACAGGATACCTCCCAACACGCAAATCGGCGATCGAATCCGAGGAAGGCAAACAGTACTTCACGAAATATCCGCAATATAAAGCGGTATTCGATAACTTCGACAACGTGATGCCTCGCGATCAGCATCCAGCGTATGACGAAGTCAGCGAGTTCTATGTTCAAGCCTTAGGTAAGGTCGTGCTGGAGAACGCTGATGTCGATGCTTCCTTCAAGGAAGCGGCGAAGCAAATGAACGATGTATTGGCGGAATACGCAACCAAGTAA
- a CDS encoding glycerophosphodiester phosphodiesterase, with product MTSSCNENMYTPLIIAHRGAAGEAPENTMAAFELALRQGCDAIELDIHLSREDELIVCHDRTIDRTTDGSGIIREMTVSELKQYDAGRWFHETYAGERLPLLREVLELVPPQILLNIEIKETYEGQIEERLLHLLREYNRLEQVVISSFDHKSLRRLADIEPDVKIGLLYTMNAIDHVELANLVGVPVHALHPYHRLIDREDILQVTSHGMQVYPWTINTTDAMQQTIDKGVSGIITDYPGVLKALLSSRNLYTAMK from the coding sequence ATGACATCATCATGTAATGAGAACATGTACACCCCGCTTATTATCGCGCACCGGGGGGCTGCAGGCGAAGCGCCTGAGAACACCATGGCTGCATTTGAACTTGCCCTTCGGCAAGGCTGCGACGCCATTGAGCTGGATATTCATCTATCCAGAGAAGACGAATTAATTGTCTGTCATGACCGTACCATTGACCGTACGACAGACGGCTCCGGCATCATCCGGGAGATGACCGTCAGCGAACTGAAGCAATACGATGCTGGGCGGTGGTTCCATGAGACGTATGCGGGGGAGCGGCTTCCACTGCTGCGCGAGGTCTTGGAGCTCGTTCCTCCACAGATCCTGCTGAATATTGAAATTAAAGAAACATACGAAGGGCAAATCGAAGAACGCTTGCTGCACTTGCTGCGCGAGTACAATCGGTTGGAGCAAGTCGTCATCTCTTCCTTTGACCATAAGTCGTTGCGGCGACTTGCGGACATCGAACCTGACGTGAAAATCGGGCTTCTGTATACGATGAATGCAATCGATCATGTTGAACTCGCGAATCTCGTGGGCGTACCCGTTCACGCGCTGCATCCCTATCATAGGCTGATTGATCGTGAGGATATCCTCCAAGTCACAAGCCACGGTATGCAGGTCTATCCTTGGACGATCAACACGACGGATGCCATGCAGCAGACGATTGACAAAGGCGTATCGGGTATCATTACGGACTACCCTGGCGTGCTGAAGGCGCTCCTATCTTCACGAAACCTTTACACAGCGATGAAATAG
- a CDS encoding glycerol-3-phosphate responsive antiterminator: MYPIVDLVEHQTIAAIQNESDLERALGSQVNIIFLMVGSIMNVKPMVDRIRDAGKHVFLHMEFIEGIAADRSGVAYVAQCIKPTGIISTRTHLIRLAKEMDLMAILRTFLIDHNAVTKGIKAAEQCTPDAVEVMPGLLPRVIRQMTDLTPLPIIAGGLIGTQQEIMDALEAGALAVSCGRSELWSS, from the coding sequence ATGTATCCTATAGTTGACTTGGTCGAACATCAGACGATTGCGGCAATTCAGAATGAATCCGATCTGGAGCGTGCGTTAGGCAGTCAGGTGAACATTATCTTCTTAATGGTCGGTTCGATTATGAATGTCAAACCGATGGTCGACCGGATCCGAGATGCTGGCAAACATGTTTTTCTGCATATGGAATTTATCGAAGGCATTGCAGCCGACCGCAGTGGTGTAGCTTATGTCGCTCAGTGCATTAAACCGACGGGTATAATCTCGACGCGGACCCATCTCATCCGGCTTGCGAAGGAGATGGACCTGATGGCGATTCTGCGAACCTTTCTCATCGATCATAATGCGGTAACGAAAGGAATTAAGGCGGCTGAGCAATGTACACCGGATGCCGTCGAAGTGATGCCGGGGTTATTGCCGAGGGTGATTCGGCAGATGACAGACCTGACGCCGTTACCAATCATTGCAGGCGGTCTGATCGGAACGCAGCAGGAGATTATGGATGCGCTGGAAGCTGGCGCACTCGCCGTATCCTGTGGCAGAAGTGAATTGTGGTCATCATAA
- a CDS encoding carbohydrate kinase family protein yields the protein MIGELNVDIIARGENIAPEWNREKIIDSCDLVMGSSSAITACVLAAMGADVRFVSVVGDDDFGNFLVRELKRMNVGTEHVHVVPGLRTGCTISLSSSKDRALLTVMGTIGDVEPRHIPQELWQQAAHIHFGSYYLQHQMRPHWATVFEMAKSHGISTSFDAGWDPAEDWDSERLKDLLQHATFFLPSEDEILAIQGAADLREAFAKLPASRGTVAVKRGREGSVIFQPDGTSVVGTSFAVDPIDTTGAGDSFNAGMIYGHLSGLRGEALLRFANACGALAVLRIGGAGGAPTLEQVKQFMEMAAQGSYEQDVL from the coding sequence GTGATTGGAGAATTGAATGTCGATATTATTGCGCGCGGAGAGAATATCGCTCCGGAGTGGAATCGGGAGAAAATCATCGATTCCTGCGATTTGGTCATGGGCTCATCCTCGGCGATTACGGCCTGTGTCCTTGCAGCCATGGGGGCGGATGTCCGGTTCGTCTCGGTGGTTGGCGACGATGATTTCGGGAATTTCCTGGTGCGAGAATTGAAGCGCATGAACGTCGGCACGGAGCATGTTCACGTTGTGCCCGGTCTGCGCACAGGGTGTACGATATCACTGTCGTCTTCGAAGGACCGCGCGTTGTTAACGGTGATGGGCACGATCGGCGATGTGGAGCCGCGTCATATCCCGCAGGAGCTATGGCAGCAAGCGGCGCATATCCATTTCGGCTCCTATTATTTGCAGCATCAGATGCGGCCGCACTGGGCCACCGTCTTTGAAATGGCGAAGTCGCATGGCATATCGACCTCGTTCGATGCAGGCTGGGATCCAGCGGAGGATTGGGACAGCGAGAGGTTGAAGGATCTGCTGCAGCATGCGACGTTCTTCCTGCCGAGTGAAGACGAGATCCTTGCGATTCAAGGCGCAGCAGATTTGAGAGAGGCGTTCGCCAAGCTGCCCGCATCACGCGGTACAGTTGCCGTGAAGCGGGGGCGGGAAGGCTCCGTGATATTTCAGCCCGATGGTACTTCGGTCGTTGGCACGAGCTTCGCGGTGGATCCCATCGATACAACCGGGGCAGGCGACTCCTTCAATGCCGGGATGATCTACGGACATTTATCAGGCTTGCGCGGCGAAGCGCTGCTTCGTTTCGCGAATGCCTGCGGGGCGCTCGCTGTGCTGCGAATCGGCGGCGCTGGCGGCGCGCCGACCTTGGAACAGGTGAAGCAATTCATGGAGATGGCTGCCCAAGGTTCATATGAACAAGACGTGCTCTAA
- a CDS encoding ABC transporter permease: protein MISLIDEWRYVKGSKFLKGIFIGPLVAALFFGLMFSHNQINKSPVIVIDEDHSAYSRELITQLNASQYMQVTNVFASRMAPDDLLANEQAVAVIMLPSGLEMRRMQGLSSNIGILMDNTMPSGLTGIRTAMQEIITTENMTLSMTRLTQSGMSADASKGLISPLSLQQRMLFNPTTSYVGFMVLGFVNIVVLMITTTAAGSIAPRLRQEGRLFANGSSPAQLWARSIPYAVLSAISLLLCYGLLKQVGHMRFEAEPYLFVIPLLIYTFALSLMGMLIGYSAQNSAKVSLRTSFVLYPSFLATGIQLTPLAFPLFFQITAWPLPMNWLNRLLRGMAFRDGGLTVYGREIGALLMIIGVASLFIGLLMYREARQANLSRDPQIESDVLSVVS, encoded by the coding sequence ATGATCTCGCTGATTGACGAATGGAGATACGTGAAGGGCAGCAAATTTCTGAAGGGGATCTTTATCGGCCCGCTTGTTGCAGCTTTATTTTTTGGATTGATGTTCTCCCATAACCAAATTAATAAATCGCCAGTGATTGTGATTGACGAAGACCATAGCGCATATTCGCGGGAACTGATTACGCAACTGAATGCGTCCCAATATATGCAGGTCACGAATGTATTCGCGAGCCGCATGGCTCCCGATGACCTGTTAGCGAACGAGCAAGCTGTCGCGGTCATCATGCTGCCAAGCGGATTGGAGATGCGCCGAATGCAGGGGTTATCCTCGAACATTGGCATTCTCATGGATAACACGATGCCTTCAGGATTAACCGGGATTCGAACGGCCATGCAAGAGATCATCACCACGGAAAATATGACCCTCTCCATGACCCGGTTGACGCAGAGCGGGATGTCTGCTGACGCGTCGAAAGGACTCATATCTCCGTTGTCTCTTCAACAACGGATGTTGTTTAATCCGACTACGAGCTATGTCGGCTTCATGGTGCTAGGATTTGTGAACATCGTCGTGTTAATGATAACGACGACCGCGGCGGGATCGATTGCCCCGCGTCTAAGACAGGAGGGGAGGTTGTTCGCAAACGGGTCATCGCCTGCACAGTTATGGGCTCGCAGCATTCCCTATGCTGTTCTGAGCGCGATTTCGCTGCTGCTATGTTATGGCTTGCTCAAGCAAGTGGGACATATGCGGTTTGAAGCAGAACCTTATCTGTTTGTGATCCCCTTGCTCATATACACATTTGCCTTGTCGCTCATGGGAATGCTGATTGGTTACTCTGCGCAAAATTCAGCCAAAGTGAGTCTGCGTACGAGCTTTGTACTGTACCCGTCTTTTCTCGCCACGGGAATTCAGTTGACACCGCTTGCGTTTCCGTTATTTTTTCAAATCACGGCATGGCCGCTGCCCATGAACTGGCTGAATCGACTCCTACGCGGCATGGCATTCCGTGATGGAGGGTTAACGGTCTATGGTCGGGAGATTGGCGCACTGCTTATGATTATTGGTGTTGCGTCCTTATTCATCGGATTGCTCATGTACCGAGAGGCGCGCCAAGCAAATCTGTCACGGGATCCGCAGATCGAATCGGACGTTTTGTCCGTCGTTAGTTAA